The Magnetospirillum sp. XM-1 genomic interval CCGCCCCCGTCGCCCGCTGGATCAAGCGCCGGAGCGGGGCCCGGCTGGTGCAGATCATGGATCCCGGCTTTCCTGGCCGGGGCGATTTCGACCTGATCGTCTCGCCGGCCCACGATTGCCCCAAGCCCGGCGGCAACGTGCTGGAGGTGCTGGGCGCGCCGCACCGGGTGACGCCCGAACGTCTGGCCGCCGAGGCCGAGAAATGGCGTCCGGCCTTCGCCCATCTGCCGCGCCCCTGGGTGGCGGTGATCGTCGGCGGCGCCACCAAGAACCGTCCCTTTCCGGTGGAGATGGCCCGGACCCTGGGCGAAAGCGTCGCCCGGCTGGCGGCGGGCCAGGGCGGTTCGCTGCTGCTGACCACCAGCCGCCGCACCGGCGCGGAGCAGGAGGCCGCCCTGGCCGCCGGACTGCCCGAGCCCCGGTGGCTGCACCTGTTCTCCCAAGGCGGCGACAATCCCTATTTCGGTTTCCTGGCCCTGGCCGATTCCGTCGTCGTCACCGGCGATTCGGTCTCCATGTGCTGCGAGGCCTGCGCCTCGGCCGCCCCGGTGTTCATCTGGGCGCCGGAGGGCTGGGCGGCGCCCAAGCACGCCCGCCTGCACGCCCAGCTCTATCGGGCCGGGCTGGCCCGGCCGCTGGACGGCGCCGCCGGGCTGGCGGGCTGGGAGCGTCCCCGCCTCAACGCCGCCCAGGAGGTGGCCCGCATCATCGCCGAGCGCCTGCTGCCATGAGGTGGGCGGCCCTCCTGCTGATGCTGCTTGCCGCGCCCGCCAGCGCCGAGCCGCGCCAGTTGCACGGCATCAAGGGCGAGGACCAGCGGCTGCGCATGGAGGCGCAGGAATTCCCGTGGAGCGCCATGGGGCGGCTCAACTTCTTCAGCGGCCATTGCAGCGCCACCCTGATCGGGCCGAGGCTGATCGCCACCGCCGCCCATTGCCTGTGGAACCGCCGCACCCAGAAGCCCTTTCCCGCCTCGTCCTTCACCTTCGTGGCGGGCTGGGACCGGGGCGAGTATCTGCGCGCCTCCAAGGTGACCATGGTGCATGCCGCGCCCAAGTGGGTCCTGGACGGGCAGGAGCGGGGACTGGCCAGCCGTGCCGACGACTGGGCGCTGATGGAATTGGAGGAGCCGCTGGGCGACGAGATCGGCTGGGTCGCGCTGGGAGCCTCCCAGGTGGGCATGAAGGTCGCCGTGGCCGGATATGGCCGCGACAAGGCCCAGGTGCCGCTGGCCCATGTGGGATGCCGCCTGACCCGTCAGGCCCTGCCCGGTGTGTTCATCCATGATTGCGACGCGGTGCAGGGGGAATCGGGCGGCCCGGTCTTCGGCTGGAGCGAGGGCGGGTTGCGTCTGGTGGCGGTCAACGTGGCGGTGATCCCCTCGCAAGGCGAGGCCGGGGTGGCGGCGGGTATCGAAGCCCTGCGGCCGCTGGCGGAGCGCCTGGGAGCG includes:
- a CDS encoding serine protease; its protein translation is MRWAALLLMLLAAPASAEPRQLHGIKGEDQRLRMEAQEFPWSAMGRLNFFSGHCSATLIGPRLIATAAHCLWNRRTQKPFPASSFTFVAGWDRGEYLRASKVTMVHAAPKWVLDGQERGLASRADDWALMELEEPLGDEIGWVALGASQVGMKVAVAGYGRDKAQVPLAHVGCRLTRQALPGVFIHDCDAVQGESGGPVFGWSEGGLRLVAVNVAVIPSQGEAGVAAGIEALRPLAERLGAGKATRAGAVSKPASVDLGQSLR
- a CDS encoding mitochondrial fission ELM1 family protein, translated to MSARISEAGEIWVLADDRAGNVAQCLGVAEALGRPFTVKTIAYDRLARLPNALRGAGLTGITPESRAALCAPWPRLVIAAGRRTAPVARWIKRRSGARLVQIMDPGFPGRGDFDLIVSPAHDCPKPGGNVLEVLGAPHRVTPERLAAEAEKWRPAFAHLPRPWVAVIVGGATKNRPFPVEMARTLGESVARLAAGQGGSLLLTTSRRTGAEQEAALAAGLPEPRWLHLFSQGGDNPYFGFLALADSVVVTGDSVSMCCEACASAAPVFIWAPEGWAAPKHARLHAQLYRAGLARPLDGAAGLAGWERPRLNAAQEVARIIAERLLP